Sequence from the bacterium genome:
TTTCTGGGAAATACGACAGCCATGACGCCATCCTCTCAATTTTTGCCGGAGCCGGAGGCCAGGACAGCCAGGATTGGGCGACCATGCTTTTGCGCATCTATCAGCGCTATTGCGAGTCTAGGTTTTGGCAGACAAGGATTTTAGAACAGTCGTTTGGCGAAGCCGGAGGGCCGGAAGGCAGAATTGGAACCAAGTCAGCGACCCTTGAGATAAAAGGAAGGAACGCCTACGGCTTGCTGAAAGGGGAAACGGGGATCCACCGCTTGGTAAGGATTTCTCCTTTTTCCTCGCAGTCTTTGCGGCACACTTCTTTTGTAAGCGTTGAGGTGACTCCGGCAATAGAGGACGAAAAACAGTCCGAAATTAGGCCGGAGGATTTGAAAATAGAGTTTTACCGGGCCTCGGGTCCCGGCGGCCAGAACGTCAATAAAAGGGAGACTTCGGTCAGGATTACCCACCTGCCAACAGGTCTTGTCGCCGCCTGCCAGGTTGAAAGATCGCAAGGAGACAATAGGAAAAAAGCGATGGCAATGCTGGCTTCAAAATTGCTCAAACTTGAAGAGGATAAGATTGAAGAAAAGAAGGCAGAATTTAGAGGCGAGAAAAAATCGGCCAGCTGGGGAAACCAGATCCGTTCTTACGTCCTTCATCCCTATAAACTAGTCAAAGACTTGAGAACCGAGGTTGAAACCAGCGACACCGAAGGAGTCTTAGACGGAAAGCTGGATCAATTTATTGAAGCTGAAATCAAGTTGAGAAAATGGTAAAATTCCAAGGAGTAACCAAAACCTATCCGGCCAACAATCTGCATTCAAAGCCGACAGAAGCCTTAAAAGACATCTCTTTTGAAATCAAGGAAAAAGAGTTTGTCCTGATAGCCGGGAGATCAGGGGCTGGCAAAACTACACTAGTCAAGCTTTTGATCGGCGAGGAAAGGCCGACTTCGGGCAGAATTTTTTTCAGCTTTAAGGACGACCGGGACATAATCAGAAATCTTGAAGTCAACAAGGTTAAAAAAAAGGATCTGCCGGGAGTAAGGCGGCATATCGGAGTCGTTTTCCAGGACTACAAGCTTTT
This genomic interval carries:
- the prfB gene encoding peptide chain release factor 2 (programmed frameshift), coding for MAKILKDRIEDLEVKYRQLADCLDLVKNREEIKELEEISLKPDFWKDGDRAKEILQRLSALKQEVAALEGLEAEIKEAVEMDKAFGQDQALVLELEKKVSSLEQKIKRKELEVFLSGKYDSHDAILSIFAGAGGQDSQDWATMLLRIYQRYCESRFWQTRILEQSFGEAGGPEGRIGTKSATLEIKGRNAYGLLKGETGIHRLVRISPFSSQSLRHTSFVSVEVTPAIEDEKQSEIRPEDLKIEFYRASGPGGQNVNKRETSVRITHLPTGLVAACQVERSQGDNRKKAMAMLASKLLKLEEDKIEEKKAEFRGEKKSASWGNQIRSYVLHPYKLVKDLRTEVETSDTEGVLDGKLDQFIEAEIKLRKW